Proteins from one Gallus gallus isolate bGalGal1 chromosome 15, bGalGal1.mat.broiler.GRCg7b, whole genome shotgun sequence genomic window:
- the LOC101752166 gene encoding uncharacterized protein LOC101752166 has translation MRHNARPLGVLAAVAKGLLLLWAVPARSTQPPSPQQTQALVQLMAEDAQELFKLYEQEQHLPHNLCRANSLLEWLRGKMGPRERDLRALHSTMTRMDRELQDIARHQGDLHPPEAAILHRLRSTRMKVRGLLVHLRGTMEARGIVPPTAPPPRRPAASKVFQQKMEGCRVLWSYTRFMDNLRAHMEAQGTRARREEKGRRRGRRRGWRTSRP, from the exons ATGCGGCACAACGCGCGGCCCCTGGGCGTGCTGGCAG ccGTGGCCAAGGGACTCCTCCTGCTCTGGGCCGTGCCCGCACGCAGCACTCAGCCCCCATCCCCGCAGCAGACGCAGGCCTTGGTGCAGCTCATGGCCGAGGACGCGCAGGAGCTCTTCAAACTCTAC gagcaggagcagcacctgCCCCACAACCTGTGCCGGGCCAACAGCTTGCTGGAGTGGCTGCGGGGGAAAATGGGGCCACGGGAGAGGGATCTGcgagctctgcacagcaccatgACCCGCATGGACCGGGAGCTGCAGGACATCGCCCGGCACCAGGGCGACCTCCATCCGCCCGAGGCCGCCATCCTGCACCGCCTCCGCAGCACCCGCATGAAGGTGCGCGGGCTGCTGGTCCACCTGCGGGGCACCATGGAGGCCCGCGGCATCGtcccccccaccgcccccccgccccggcgGCCGGCGGCCAGCAAGGTGTTCCAGCAGAAGATGGAGGGCTGCCGCGTGCTCTGGAGCTACACCCGCTTCATGGACAATCTCAGAGCACACATGGAGGCTCAGGGCACGCGGGCACGGCGCGAGGAGAAGGGCCGGCGGAGAGGCAGGCGGAGGGGATGGAGGACAAGCAGACCCTGA